One segment of Streptomyces sp. NBC_01463 DNA contains the following:
- a CDS encoding peptidase: MQNRTPRIPQQPAPNHRAEFDAGLTAELAAVVSGARRRALRDGDRQIDTAHLLHSLIESDPGVREAFDGGPQLARVLGYLVQRSIGYGLRWQGAVEDSGAVPVVPEADAEGWSPAAASAMAGAYGRARSLGRERAGGVDLLAALAADRESRAVEVLERAGVDAALLADRIVEGTGRG; the protein is encoded by the coding sequence GTGCAGAACCGGACCCCGCGGATCCCTCAGCAGCCCGCACCGAATCACCGTGCTGAGTTCGACGCCGGACTCACCGCGGAGCTTGCCGCCGTGGTGAGCGGTGCCCGCAGGCGTGCCCTGCGGGACGGTGACCGGCAGATCGACACCGCTCATCTGCTGCACTCCCTCATCGAGTCCGACCCCGGGGTCCGCGAGGCCTTCGACGGCGGACCGCAGCTGGCCAGGGTGCTCGGCTACCTCGTCCAGCGCAGCATCGGATACGGGCTCCGCTGGCAGGGGGCGGTCGAGGACTCGGGCGCGGTCCCGGTGGTGCCGGAGGCGGATGCCGAGGGGTGGTCGCCCGCCGCGGCGTCCGCGATGGCGGGTGCCTACGGCCGGGCGCGCTCGCTCGGCCGTGAACGGGCGGGCGGCGTCGACCTGCTCGCGGCGCTTGCCGCGGACCGGGAGAGCCGGGCGGTCGAGGTGCTGGAGCGGGCGGGGGTCGACGCGGCGCTGCTCGCGGACCGGATCGTGGAAGGCACCGGCCGGGGCTGA
- a CDS encoding TetR family transcriptional regulator, with protein MTSHPLSRADRRRATEARILDSARELFAAKGFDRTTIRAVASSAGVDPALVMQYFDSKRGLFTRAVQAPPAAQASVDGDALLGHLMATLGVKLGGMPDGTLAMLRSMLTDPASAEHARETLDRQITAIGDALSADDGGGEYGDGSDGSDGSDAELRAALIVTTMVGVTIGHQLLGLAALRDVPADRVTALLRPALDALTRPAG; from the coding sequence GTGACCAGCCACCCCCTCTCCCGCGCGGACCGCCGCCGGGCCACCGAGGCGCGCATCCTCGACAGCGCCCGGGAACTGTTCGCGGCGAAGGGGTTCGACCGCACCACCATCCGCGCCGTGGCGTCCTCGGCGGGCGTCGACCCGGCCCTGGTGATGCAGTACTTCGATTCAAAGCGCGGGCTGTTCACCCGGGCCGTGCAGGCACCGCCCGCAGCTCAGGCGTCGGTGGACGGCGACGCACTGCTCGGCCATCTGATGGCCACCCTGGGCGTCAAGCTCGGCGGAATGCCCGACGGCACACTGGCGATGCTCCGCTCCATGCTCACCGACCCAGCCTCCGCCGAACACGCCCGCGAGACGCTCGACCGCCAGATCACCGCCATCGGTGACGCCCTGTCGGCCGACGACGGGGGTGGTGAGTACGGGGACGGCAGCGACGGCAGCGACGGCAGCGACGCGGAACTGCGCGCCGCGCTGATCGTCACCACGATGGTGGGCGTCACCATCGGCCATCAGCTCCTGGGCCTCGCCGCACTCCGGGACGTCCCCGCCGACCGTGTCACCGCCCTGCTGCGCCCGGCGCTCGACGCCCTCACCCGGCCGGCCGGCTGA
- a CDS encoding nuclear transport factor 2 family protein → MTDSRGLTSRTPRTVLGCYHRAMLDKSADDLADLYAVDALHEFPFSAPGFPARFTGREEVRAGYRAAWGASPLQVVEIADVAVRPAADPGTVVAEHVVVVRSAEGDGFAVPGLLIIEVRDGLITRVRDYMDALAVARAGASVAAGSGA, encoded by the coding sequence ATGACGGATTCCCGGGGGCTCACGTCTCGTACGCCGCGCACGGTGCTGGGCTGCTACCACCGGGCCATGCTGGACAAGTCGGCCGACGACCTCGCCGATCTGTACGCCGTGGACGCGCTGCACGAATTCCCCTTCTCTGCCCCCGGCTTCCCCGCCCGCTTCACGGGCCGTGAGGAGGTGCGGGCCGGCTACCGGGCGGCCTGGGGCGCCAGCCCGCTCCAGGTGGTGGAGATCGCGGACGTGGCCGTCCGCCCGGCCGCCGACCCCGGCACGGTCGTCGCCGAGCACGTGGTCGTGGTGCGGTCGGCGGAGGGCGACGGCTTCGCCGTGCCCGGACTGCTGATCATCGAGGTCAGGGACGGGCTGATCACGCGGGTGCGCGACTATATGGACGCCCTTGCCGTCGCCCGCGCGGGCGCGTCGGTGGCCGCGGGGTCCGGGGCGTAG
- a CDS encoding EamA family transporter: MHASQGRSAGLGLALASAFAFGGSGVAAKPLIEAGLDPLHVVWLRVVGAALVMLPVAWRHRGLVRSRPVLLLGFGLLAVAGVQACYFAAISRIPVGVALLVEYLAPALVLGWVRFVQRRPVTRAAAVGVVLAVGGLACVVEVWSGLTFDAVGLLLALGAACCQVGYFVLSDQGSGTTAGDAEPPHPVGVIAYGLLIGAVVLTVVARPWGMDWSLLGGDTVMNGTDVPAWLLLVWIVLLATVIAYVTGVISVRMLSPAVAGVVACLEAVIATVLAWVLLGEHLAAAQLFGGSLVLAGALIAQSSTPKAPSGPVASGPGDDSERTPGELSAERAAT, encoded by the coding sequence ATGCACGCGTCTCAGGGAAGAAGCGCCGGCCTGGGACTCGCCCTCGCCTCGGCCTTTGCGTTCGGTGGTTCCGGAGTGGCTGCCAAGCCGCTCATCGAAGCGGGGCTCGACCCGCTCCACGTGGTGTGGCTGCGGGTGGTGGGGGCCGCGCTCGTCATGCTCCCCGTGGCCTGGCGCCACCGGGGCCTGGTCCGCAGCCGCCCCGTACTGCTGCTGGGGTTCGGGCTCCTCGCCGTCGCGGGGGTGCAGGCCTGCTACTTCGCCGCGATCTCCCGTATCCCGGTCGGTGTCGCGCTGCTCGTCGAATACCTGGCGCCCGCGCTCGTCCTCGGCTGGGTGCGTTTCGTCCAGCGCCGCCCGGTGACCCGGGCGGCCGCCGTCGGTGTGGTGCTTGCGGTGGGCGGCCTCGCCTGTGTGGTCGAGGTGTGGTCCGGGCTGACCTTCGACGCCGTCGGACTGCTGCTCGCCCTCGGTGCCGCCTGCTGCCAGGTCGGCTACTTCGTCCTCTCCGATCAGGGAAGCGGCACGACGGCGGGGGATGCCGAGCCTCCGCATCCGGTCGGGGTCATCGCCTACGGGCTGCTGATCGGGGCCGTGGTCCTCACGGTGGTGGCCCGGCCGTGGGGCATGGACTGGTCCCTCCTGGGCGGAGACACGGTCATGAACGGCACGGATGTGCCCGCCTGGCTGCTGCTCGTCTGGATCGTGCTGCTCGCCACCGTCATCGCGTACGTGACCGGGGTGATCTCCGTGCGGATGCTGTCCCCGGCCGTCGCCGGCGTCGTCGCCTGCCTCGAAGCGGTCATCGCGACCGTACTCGCCTGGGTGCTGCTCGGGGAGCATCTGGCGGCCGCCCAGCTCTTCGGCGGTTCGCTGGTGCTGGCCGGCGCCCTCATCGCGCAGTCCTCGACACCGAAGGCGCCCTCCGGGCCCGTCGCCTCGGGACCGGGGGACGACTCGGAGCGGACCCCGGGGGAGTTGTCCGCCGAGCGTGCCGCCACGTAG
- a CDS encoding DMT family transporter, which translates to MSNPASGLSVGRSLSYLIIAGVAWGTAGAAASLLFGASDLGPLALSFWRCAGGLVLLLAALVLRPARRPAAESRRRRLLRILGTGTGLAVFQTAYFAAVQATGLAVATVVTLGAGPVLIAVGARLTMGERLGGGGLAAVTGALTGLAVLVLGGDPGTVRPAGIVWALLSAAGYAAITLLTRRLGRDGGGADPLATSAWAFGIAAVLLLPMAAGEGLVPQTEHAVRVVTLLVYVAAIPTALAYALYFAGTAVVRAATVSVIMLLEPVSAAVIAVVVLHEQLTTATVAGTLLLLTAVVGLAVAETRGAAHARREAAAPA; encoded by the coding sequence GTGTCGAATCCTGCTTCCGGCCTGTCCGTCGGGCGGAGCCTGTCCTATCTGATCATTGCCGGTGTGGCCTGGGGCACGGCCGGCGCCGCCGCCTCGCTGCTCTTCGGGGCCAGCGATCTCGGGCCCCTCGCACTGTCGTTCTGGCGCTGCGCCGGCGGCCTCGTCCTGCTGCTCGCCGCCCTCGTGCTGCGGCCCGCCCGGAGGCCCGCCGCCGAGTCCCGGCGCAGGCGGCTGCTGCGCATCCTCGGCACCGGCACCGGACTCGCCGTCTTCCAGACCGCGTACTTCGCCGCCGTCCAGGCCACCGGCCTCGCGGTCGCCACCGTGGTCACCCTCGGGGCGGGCCCCGTCCTCATCGCCGTCGGCGCCCGGCTGACGATGGGGGAGCGGCTCGGCGGCGGCGGACTCGCCGCGGTCACCGGGGCGCTGACCGGTCTCGCCGTACTGGTGCTCGGCGGCGACCCGGGCACGGTCCGGCCCGCCGGGATCGTCTGGGCCCTGCTCTCCGCCGCCGGCTACGCCGCGATCACGCTGCTGACCCGCCGGCTCGGCCGCGACGGCGGCGGCGCGGACCCGCTCGCCACCAGCGCCTGGGCGTTCGGCATCGCCGCGGTCCTGCTGCTCCCGATGGCCGCCGGTGAGGGACTCGTCCCGCAGACGGAGCACGCGGTACGGGTGGTGACGCTGCTCGTGTACGTCGCGGCGATCCCGACCGCTCTCGCCTACGCGCTCTACTTCGCCGGCACCGCGGTGGTGCGGGCGGCCACGGTGTCGGTGATCATGCTGCTCGAACCGGTCAGCGCGGCGGTCATCGCCGTCGTCGTGCTGCACGAGCAGCTCACCACGGCCACGGTCGCCGGGACGCTGCTGCTGCTCACGGCGGTGGTCGGACTGGCGGTCGCCGAGACGCGCGGCGCGGCGCACGCCCGCCGGGAGGCGGCCGCCCCCGCGTGA
- a CDS encoding pyridoxamine 5'-phosphate oxidase family protein: MPDTHQPQTTGPDAAAAYEPTGRTVPTRSRERAAYDRDVIHSILDEAYLCHLGFVRDGAPVVLPTLFGRVGERLYVHGSTGSRPLRTAGGSDEGLAVCLTVTHVDGLVLARSAFHHSLNYRSVVVHGVAHTVTDPEERRIALDAIVEQVVPGRSTDSRPADEKELAATAVIRLDLREVSAKIRTGGPNDDERDLALPYWSGVVPLAPGYAAPVPADDLDPSIAVPEYLNAL; this comes from the coding sequence ATGCCGGACACCCACCAGCCGCAGACCACGGGCCCGGACGCCGCAGCCGCCTACGAGCCGACCGGGCGCACGGTTCCGACCCGCTCCCGCGAGCGGGCGGCGTACGACCGGGACGTGATCCACTCGATACTCGACGAGGCCTACCTCTGCCACCTCGGTTTCGTCCGGGACGGGGCGCCCGTCGTGCTCCCGACGCTCTTCGGCCGGGTCGGCGAGCGGCTGTACGTGCACGGCTCGACCGGCTCCCGCCCGCTGCGGACGGCGGGCGGGAGCGACGAGGGGCTGGCCGTCTGCCTGACCGTGACGCATGTCGACGGACTGGTGCTGGCCCGGTCCGCCTTCCACCACTCGCTCAACTACCGTTCGGTGGTCGTCCACGGCGTGGCGCACACGGTGACCGACCCCGAGGAGCGGCGCATCGCGCTCGACGCGATCGTGGAACAGGTCGTGCCCGGGCGTTCCACGGACTCGCGCCCCGCGGACGAGAAGGAACTGGCGGCCACCGCCGTGATCCGGCTGGACCTGCGGGAGGTCTCGGCCAAGATCCGTACCGGGGGCCCGAACGACGACGAACGGGATCTCGCGCTGCCCTACTGGTCCGGCGTCGTCCCCCTCGCCCCCGGCTATGCCGCGCCGGTCCCCGCGGACGACCTCGATCCCTCGATCGCCGTCCCGGAGTACCTGAACGCGCTCTGA
- a CDS encoding aminotransferase class I/II-fold pyridoxal phosphate-dependent enzyme — protein sequence MLGEYRISGRRASEIAASVERAVGSGELAPGQMLPPMRELASRLEVNPNTVAAAYRTLRERGVIETAGRRGSRVRPRPASTVRGSVRVEAPPGVRDLGDGNPDPALLPSLGEALAAVAEEYARGPGMYAQEPVDAEFAALARAGFDADGVPAGPVIATSGSLDAIERVLAAHLRPGDAVAVEDPGWGSLLDLVPALGMRPVPVAVDDEGPLPDALDAALRAGARAAVVTDRAQNPTGAAIGAARAAELRAVLAGYRGVLLIEDDHGHAIVDLPLHPLAGATDRWAFVRSVSKAYGPDLRVAVLTGDAVTADRVSGRQRLGPGWVSRLLQRAMVHLWTSGAVDPRDVARAYARRRDALVAALEERGVEAHGRSGMNVWVPVGDETGAVARLLHAGWAAAPGARFRMAAPPGIRLTVSSLTDADIAPLADAVAAAAEPANPLSYG from the coding sequence GTGCTAGGAGAGTATCGGATCAGTGGGCGGCGTGCATCGGAAATCGCCGCCAGTGTGGAGCGGGCGGTCGGCTCGGGTGAGCTGGCGCCCGGTCAGATGCTGCCTCCCATGCGGGAGTTGGCGAGTCGGCTGGAGGTGAACCCGAATACGGTGGCGGCCGCCTATCGCACCCTGCGCGAGCGCGGGGTGATCGAGACGGCGGGGCGCAGGGGGAGCCGTGTCCGGCCGCGCCCGGCGAGCACGGTGCGCGGTTCGGTGCGGGTCGAGGCGCCGCCGGGTGTGCGGGACCTGGGGGACGGCAATCCCGACCCGGCGTTGCTGCCGTCGCTGGGGGAGGCGCTGGCCGCGGTCGCCGAGGAGTATGCGCGGGGGCCGGGGATGTACGCACAGGAGCCGGTGGACGCCGAGTTCGCCGCGCTGGCCAGGGCCGGGTTCGACGCGGACGGTGTTCCGGCCGGGCCGGTGATCGCCACCTCGGGTTCGCTGGACGCGATCGAGCGGGTGCTGGCCGCCCATCTCCGGCCCGGTGACGCCGTCGCGGTCGAGGACCCGGGCTGGGGCAGCCTGCTGGACCTCGTCCCGGCGCTGGGCATGCGCCCGGTCCCGGTGGCGGTCGACGACGAGGGACCGCTGCCGGACGCGCTGGACGCGGCGCTCAGGGCGGGTGCGCGCGCGGCCGTCGTCACCGACCGCGCGCAGAACCCGACCGGGGCGGCGATCGGCGCAGCCCGCGCGGCCGAACTGCGGGCGGTCCTCGCCGGGTACCGCGGGGTGCTGCTGATCGAGGACGACCACGGACACGCCATCGTCGACCTGCCGCTGCACCCCTTGGCCGGCGCGACCGACCGTTGGGCGTTCGTGCGGTCCGTCTCCAAGGCGTACGGGCCGGACCTCCGGGTCGCCGTGCTGACCGGGGACGCCGTCACGGCCGACCGCGTCTCGGGCCGGCAGCGGCTGGGGCCCGGCTGGGTGAGCCGGCTGCTGCAGCGGGCGATGGTGCACCTGTGGACGTCGGGCGCGGTCGACCCGCGCGACGTCGCCCGGGCGTACGCCCGCCGTCGCGACGCGCTGGTGGCGGCGCTGGAGGAGCGGGGCGTCGAGGCGCACGGGCGCAGCGGGATGAACGTGTGGGTCCCGGTCGGCGACGAGACGGGTGCCGTGGCGCGGTTGTTGCACGCGGGCTGGGCGGCGGCACCCGGGGCCCGGTTCCGGATGGCCGCGCCCCCGGGGATACGGCTCACCGTCTCGTCGCTCACCGACGCCGACATCGCTCCGCTGGCGGACGCGGTGGCGGCGGCCGCGGAGCCCGCGAATCCGCTCAGCTACGGATGA
- a CDS encoding DMT family transporter gives MCYEIEVVIVDLMSAPPAPGTPAAETTPASRTLAGTAPARRPALDWRLRFAALSLIWGFSFLLIKVGTDGYAPFQVTLGRLLSGTAVLAVAMAVKRERLPRTARTWGHLAVAAFLLNALPFSLFAYAELTIPSTLAGICNATSPLWGMALSLVALSEDRPTRRRVAGLGLGFLGVLTVLGAWQGFSGLAFSGTAMALLASLSYPIGWIYVRRTLAGSGSSALALTGSQLFLGTVQLALVTPLFTSAPDAFPLWPTLAVVALGALGTGLAVLLQYGLVTEVGPTTAQMVTYFIPVIATAAGVAVLGEQLSWNTPVGALVVLAGAALTQSRARTGGPAGPPNAVAGTRRRERRPSLIRS, from the coding sequence TTGTGCTACGAGATCGAAGTCGTCATCGTTGACCTCATGAGCGCACCGCCCGCGCCGGGAACTCCGGCCGCCGAGACCACCCCCGCATCACGGACCCTCGCCGGCACCGCCCCGGCCCGTCGCCCGGCCCTGGACTGGCGGCTGCGCTTCGCGGCCCTCTCGCTCATCTGGGGCTTCAGCTTCCTCCTGATCAAGGTCGGGACCGACGGCTACGCCCCGTTCCAGGTCACGCTCGGCCGGCTCCTGTCGGGGACGGCGGTCCTGGCCGTGGCCATGGCGGTGAAGCGGGAGCGGCTGCCGCGCACCGCGCGCACCTGGGGACATCTGGCCGTCGCCGCCTTCCTCCTCAACGCCCTCCCGTTCTCACTGTTCGCCTATGCCGAGCTGACCATCCCGTCGACGCTCGCCGGTATCTGCAACGCGACGTCACCGCTCTGGGGCATGGCGCTGTCGCTCGTCGCCCTCTCCGAGGACCGCCCCACCCGTCGCCGTGTCGCCGGCCTCGGGCTCGGCTTCCTCGGCGTGCTGACCGTGCTGGGCGCCTGGCAGGGCTTCTCCGGCCTGGCCTTCAGCGGTACGGCCATGGCGCTGCTGGCCTCCCTCAGCTATCCGATCGGCTGGATCTACGTCCGCCGCACGCTCGCCGGGAGCGGCTCGTCGGCCCTCGCCCTCACCGGCAGCCAGCTCTTCCTCGGCACGGTGCAGCTCGCCCTGGTGACCCCGCTGTTCACCTCGGCGCCCGACGCCTTCCCGCTGTGGCCCACTCTGGCCGTCGTCGCCCTGGGGGCGCTCGGCACCGGTCTCGCGGTCCTCCTCCAGTACGGACTCGTCACCGAGGTCGGCCCGACGACCGCACAGATGGTCACCTACTTCATCCCCGTCATCGCCACCGCCGCCGGCGTCGCCGTGCTCGGTGAGCAGCTGAGCTGGAACACCCCGGTCGGCGCCCTCGTGGTCCTGGCCGGTGCCGCCCTCACCCAGAGCAGGGCCCGTACCGGCGGGCCGGCCGGCCCGCCGAACGCCGTCGCCGGAACGCGGCGCCGGGAACGGCGGCCGTCCCTCATCCGTAGCTGA
- a CDS encoding LysR substrate-binding domain-containing protein, with protein sequence MLNLERLRTLDALARLGSVSGAAEGLHVTTSAVSQQMAKLEREVGQQLLARNGRGVRLTDAGQLLADHAARILSQVELAQSDIEAQRGEVVGEIRLGAFPTAARGLFPSTLRALRSDHPELRVRTQELEPENGIRAVLRGDLDLAVVLDWSNKRLPVPGGLTRAELLDDAPDIAMPAGHPLAGRDEVGLEEFADDDWVSWPEGEFCYDWLMFTLRSKGIEPRIAHLAGEHHTQLALIDAGMGVCVAPRLGRGPVPDGVRLVPVRQQMRRHVHAVWRTDADRRPSIRAAVAALREAGRALNDPPAGS encoded by the coding sequence ATGTTGAACCTGGAGCGGCTGCGCACCCTGGATGCCCTCGCCCGGCTCGGTTCGGTCAGCGGCGCCGCCGAGGGGCTGCACGTCACCACCTCGGCCGTCTCGCAGCAGATGGCCAAGCTGGAGCGGGAGGTGGGCCAGCAGCTGCTGGCCAGGAACGGCCGCGGGGTCCGGCTCACCGACGCGGGACAGCTGCTCGCCGACCACGCGGCCCGGATCCTCTCGCAGGTCGAGCTCGCCCAGTCCGACATCGAGGCCCAGCGGGGCGAGGTGGTGGGCGAGATCCGGCTGGGTGCCTTCCCCACCGCCGCGCGCGGACTGTTCCCGTCGACGCTGCGCGCCCTGCGCTCGGACCACCCCGAACTGCGGGTGCGTACGCAGGAGCTGGAGCCCGAGAACGGGATCCGGGCGGTGCTCAGGGGGGACCTGGACCTCGCGGTGGTGCTGGACTGGAGCAACAAGCGGCTGCCGGTCCCGGGCGGTCTCACCCGGGCGGAGCTGCTCGACGACGCCCCCGACATCGCGATGCCCGCCGGTCACCCGCTCGCGGGGCGGGACGAGGTCGGCCTGGAGGAGTTCGCCGACGACGACTGGGTGTCCTGGCCCGAGGGCGAATTCTGTTACGACTGGCTGATGTTCACGCTCCGCTCCAAGGGCATCGAGCCGCGCATCGCCCACCTCGCGGGCGAGCACCACACCCAACTCGCGCTGATCGACGCGGGAATGGGGGTCTGTGTGGCGCCCCGGCTGGGCCGCGGCCCGGTGCCCGACGGGGTGCGGCTGGTGCCGGTGCGGCAGCAGATGAGACGGCATGTGCATGCGGTGTGGCGGACGGACGCCGACCGGCGCCCCTCGATCAGGGCGGCGGTCGCGGCGCTCCGTGAGGCGGGGCGGGCGCTGAACGATCCGCCGGCGGGCTCCTGA
- a CDS encoding pyridoxamine 5'-phosphate oxidase family protein: protein MAVSQRRGRRIMMTDEERDAYLADQRTCRVATVGADGRPHVGALWFCWDGTSLWLYSITRSLRWSQLSRDPKIAVVVDDGVEYGELRGIELSGDVVFVGEAPRTGEPCPELTVPERLFAAKYFGMETMPHDGRHAWARLTPDALTSWDFGKLGGPAGS from the coding sequence ATGGCCGTCAGTCAGCGGCGGGGCCGCCGGATCATGATGACGGACGAGGAGCGCGACGCCTACCTCGCCGATCAGCGCACCTGCCGGGTCGCCACGGTGGGTGCGGACGGCCGCCCGCACGTCGGCGCGCTCTGGTTCTGCTGGGACGGCACCTCGCTGTGGCTCTACTCCATCACCCGGAGCCTGCGCTGGTCCCAGCTGAGCCGCGATCCGAAGATCGCCGTGGTGGTCGACGACGGGGTGGAGTACGGGGAACTGCGCGGCATCGAGCTCTCGGGCGACGTCGTCTTCGTCGGCGAGGCGCCGCGCACCGGCGAACCCTGCCCGGAACTCACCGTTCCGGAGAGGCTGTTCGCGGCGAAGTACTTCGGCATGGAGACGATGCCGCACGACGGCCGGCACGCCTGGGCACGGCTGACCCCGGACGCCCTCACCTCCTGGGACTTCGGCAAACTCGGCGGCCCGGCCGGGAGCTGA